One part of the Oryzias melastigma strain HK-1 linkage group LG21, ASM292280v2, whole genome shotgun sequence genome encodes these proteins:
- the cxcr2 gene encoding C-X-C chemokine receptor type 2 has product MKLYFYILSLLYSVTASNQDMGAEPTQFTWEESASNFDLSLFTYLSSNNDSTDFETDDPSPPCDTTVPGFDSIALVVVYLLVSLLSLIGNSVVVFVVCSMKKGRGSTDIYLMHLAIADLLFCLTLPFWGTYVHYGWTYGNFLCKLLSGFQEASVYGGVFLLACISVDRYFAIVRATRVQSSHHQLVKVVCCIVWLVAGLLSLPVVIKRESMYAYDLNQSICYENVTGENSDLWQFSLRILRHTLGFFLPLAVMTFCYGWTAVTLLQIRNQQKQKAMRVIMAVVLGFVLCWLPYNVAVLIDTLIQSESLKVESCDTRYRVEMMLNVTRILAYTHCAVNPVLYAFIGQKFRNQLLSALHKHGVISKRIQMAYRKGSATSLGSIRSKNTSVTM; this is encoded by the exons ATGAAGCTGTATTTTTACATTCTAAGTTTACTTTATTCGGTGACTGCGAGCAATCAAGACATGGGAGCCGAACCG accCAGTTTACATGGGAAGAATCTGCGAGCAATTTTGATTTATCTTTGTTCACCTATTTGTCCAGCAACAATGATAGCACTGATTTTGAGACTGATGACCCTTCTCCACCATGCGATACAACCGTGCCTGGATTTGATTCCATCGCCCTGGTGGTCGTCTACCTCCTGGTGTCTCTGCTGAGTTTGATCGGCAACAGCGTGGTGGTTTTTGTGGTCTGCTCGATGAAGAAAGGCAGAGGCAGCACAGACATCTACTTGATGCATCTGGCGATAGCCGACTTGCTCTTCTGCCTCACGCTGCCGTTCTGGGGCACCTACGTCCACTACGGCTGGACCTACGGCAACTTCCTGTGCAAACTCCTGTCCGGCTTCCAGGAAGCATCGGTTTACGGCGGAGTCTTCCTGCTGGCGTGCATCAGCGTGGACCGGTACTTTGCCATCGTGAGGGCCACGCGGGTGCAGTCCTCGCATCACCAGCTGGTGAAAGTGGTCTGCTGCATTGTGTGGCTTGTGGCGGGATTGTTGTCTCTTCCTGTTGTCATCAAGAGGGAGAGCATGTACGCGTACGACCTCAACCAGTCCATCTGCTATGAAAACGTCACCGGAGAAAACAGTGACCTCTGGCAATTCAGTTTGCGCATTCTGCGTCACACGTTGGGCTTCTTCCTGCCTCTCGCCGTCATGACCTTCTGCTACGGCTGGACGGCCGTGACGCTCCTTCAGATCCGCAACCAGCAAAAGCAGAAGGCCATGCGCGTGATCATGGCGGTGGTGTTGGGGTTCGTTCTGTGCTGGCTGCCGTACAACGTCGCCGTCCTGATCGACACGCTCATCCAAAGTGAGTCCCTGAAGGTGGAGTCGTGCGACACCCGCTACAGAGTGGAGATGATGCTGAACGTAACCCGGATTCTGGCCTACACGCACTGCGCCGTCAATCCGGTGCTTTACGCCTTCATCGGGCAGAAGTTCCGAAACCAGCTGCTGTCTGCCCTCCACAAACACGGAGTGATCAGCAAGAGGATCCAGATGGCCTACAGGAAGGGGTCGGCCACCAGCTTGGGCAGCATCAGATCCAAAAACACCTCCGTGACCATGTAG